A stretch of Synechococcus sp. MIT S9220 DNA encodes these proteins:
- a CDS encoding CP12 domain-containing protein, with the protein MKSIDEHIKKDQSELEAAKAEGNDAKVRHFSEELESLQDYKKEHPGDSHDPTPIELYCENNPEADECRVYDD; encoded by the coding sequence ATGAAATCCATCGACGAACACATCAAGAAGGACCAGAGCGAGCTCGAAGCTGCCAAGGCAGAGGGCAACGATGCCAAGGTTCGCCACTTCAGCGAAGAGCTTGAGTCCCTGCAGGACTACAAGAAGGAGCATCCCGGCGACAGCCACGATCCCACTCCCATTGAGCTCTATTGCGAAAACAACCCGGAAGCTGATGAGTGCCGCGTTTATGACGACTGA